The following proteins are co-located in the Vigna angularis cultivar LongXiaoDou No.4 chromosome 2, ASM1680809v1, whole genome shotgun sequence genome:
- the LOC128195270 gene encoding uncharacterized mitochondrial protein AtMg00810-like, with protein sequence MEECKSSATPVNQKEKFCREDAAKKVDEMLFRSLIGCLMYLTVTRPDIMHSIVWARCVDDMRSTSGYCFSLGSGFFSWFSKKKEIIVQSTAEAEYVAAATDVNQTIWIRKIMADLHIEQEERFLWIIKLQFQFPITWQNKAF encoded by the exons ATGGAAGAGTGTAAGTCATCTGCAACTCCAGTgaaccaaaaagaaaagttttgcaGAGAAGATGCAGCTAAAAAGGTTGACGAAATGCTGTTTAGATCCTTAATAGGATGCTTAATGTATTTAACTGTCACccgaccagatattatgcattCA ATAGTTTGGGCAAGATGTGTTGATGATATGAGAAGCACTTCTGGTTACTGCTTCTCTCTTGGTTCTGGATTTTTTTCATGGTTTTCCAAAAAGAAGGAAATTATAGTCCAATCAACAGCAGAAGCAGAGTATGTTGCTGCTGCTACTGATGTAAATCAAACTATCTGGATAAGGAAAATCATGGCTGATTTACACATAGAACAAGAAGAAAGATTTTTGTGGATAATCAAGCTGCAATTTCAATTTCCAATAACATGGCAAAACAAAGCATTTTAA